One window of the Nicotiana tabacum cultivar K326 chromosome 4, ASM71507v2, whole genome shotgun sequence genome contains the following:
- the LOC107779038 gene encoding uncharacterized protein LOC107779038 isoform X2 gives MDLWSVHVKNTNLLLRNSICEKPFVSNWKVFEIRVPKRHTFYSSSGSGYHSLLVKAMGKKNSDNSNSSGKGPEEDSLKGSNPSSGNDSSKNTGAPKSHQKPLDWREFRASLYIQEQQAATAVSDTHKQEGTSFGPKALPLKWAHPISAPENGCVLVATEKLDGVRTFERTVVLLLRSGTRHPQEGPFGVVINRPLGKKIKHMKPTNLDLATTFADCSLHFGGPLEASMFLLRSGASSELPRFEEVIPGVCFGARNSLEEASALVNKGVLKPQDFRFFVGYAGWQLDQLREEIESGYWYVASCSSNLIFAGSQTSSSESLWGEILQLMGGQYSEVSRKPKQDI, from the exons ATGGATCTTTGGTCTGTACATGTGAAAAACACCAATCTTCTACTAAGAAATTCAATTTGTGAGAAACCCTTTGTTTCAAATTGGAAGGTGTTTGAGATCAGAGTACCTAAAAGACATACCTTTTATTCATCTTCTGGTTCTGGGTATCACTCTTTACTTGTTAAAGCTATGGGCAAGAAGAACTCTGACAACTCCAATTCTTCGg GGAAGGGCCCAGAAGAAGATAGCCTAAAAGGGAGCAACCCCTCTTCTGGAAACGATAGCTCAAAAAATACTGGTGCACCAAAATCTCATCAGAAGCCCTTGGACTGGAGGGAATTTCGAGCATCTCTCTACATTCAGGAGCAG CAGGCGGCAACTGCAGTCTCTGACACTCACAAGCAAGAGGGCACAAGTTTTGGTCCCAAAGCTCTTCCCTTGAAGTGGGCACATCCGATTTCAGCACCTGAGAATGGCTGTGTTCTTGTTGCCACTGAAAAACTCGACGGAGTTCGTACTTTTGAAAGAACGGTCGTTCTCCTCCTCAGATCTGGAACCAGGCACCCACAAGAGGGTCCATTTGGTGTAGTCATAAACCGCCCACTAGGCAAAAAGATCAAGCACATGAAACCCACTAATCTCGACCTGGCAACGACCTTTGCTGATTGTTCCTTGCACTTTGGCGGGCCCCTTGAAGCAAGTATGTTTCTTTTAAGATCAGGCGCTAGTTCAGAGCTACCTAGGTTCGAAGAGGTCATTCCTGGTGTGTGTTTTGGTGCTCGAAACAGTTTGGAAGAAGCATCTGCATTGGTAAACAAAGGGGTGCTTAAGCCACAAGATTTCAGATTCTTCGTTGGCTATGCGGGGTGGCAGCTTGACCAGTTGAGGGAAGAGATTGAATCCGGTTATTGGTACGTTGCCTCATGCAGTTCAAATCTAATTTTTGCAGGTTCACAAACTTCATCATCAGAGAGTTTGTGGGGAGAGATATTGCAGTTGATGGGTGGTCAGTATTCCGAGGTAAGTCGGAAGCCTAAACAAGACATATAG
- the LOC107779038 gene encoding uncharacterized protein LOC107779038 isoform X1, with the protein MDLWSVHVKNTNLLLRNSICEKPFVSNWKVFEIRVPKRHTFYSSSGSGYHSLLVKAMGKKNSDNSNSSGKGPEEDSLKGSNPSSGNDSSKNTGAPKSHQKPLDWREFRASLYIQEQAATAVSDTHKQEGTSFGPKALPLKWAHPISAPENGCVLVATEKLDGVRTFERTVVLLLRSGTRHPQEGPFGVVINRPLGKKIKHMKPTNLDLATTFADCSLHFGGPLEASMFLLRSGASSELPRFEEVIPGVCFGARNSLEEASALVNKGVLKPQDFRFFVGYAGWQLDQLREEIESGYWYVASCSSNLIFAGSQTSSSESLWGEILQLMGGQYSEVSRKPKQDI; encoded by the exons ATGGATCTTTGGTCTGTACATGTGAAAAACACCAATCTTCTACTAAGAAATTCAATTTGTGAGAAACCCTTTGTTTCAAATTGGAAGGTGTTTGAGATCAGAGTACCTAAAAGACATACCTTTTATTCATCTTCTGGTTCTGGGTATCACTCTTTACTTGTTAAAGCTATGGGCAAGAAGAACTCTGACAACTCCAATTCTTCGg GGAAGGGCCCAGAAGAAGATAGCCTAAAAGGGAGCAACCCCTCTTCTGGAAACGATAGCTCAAAAAATACTGGTGCACCAAAATCTCATCAGAAGCCCTTGGACTGGAGGGAATTTCGAGCATCTCTCTACATTCAGGAGCAG GCGGCAACTGCAGTCTCTGACACTCACAAGCAAGAGGGCACAAGTTTTGGTCCCAAAGCTCTTCCCTTGAAGTGGGCACATCCGATTTCAGCACCTGAGAATGGCTGTGTTCTTGTTGCCACTGAAAAACTCGACGGAGTTCGTACTTTTGAAAGAACGGTCGTTCTCCTCCTCAGATCTGGAACCAGGCACCCACAAGAGGGTCCATTTGGTGTAGTCATAAACCGCCCACTAGGCAAAAAGATCAAGCACATGAAACCCACTAATCTCGACCTGGCAACGACCTTTGCTGATTGTTCCTTGCACTTTGGCGGGCCCCTTGAAGCAAGTATGTTTCTTTTAAGATCAGGCGCTAGTTCAGAGCTACCTAGGTTCGAAGAGGTCATTCCTGGTGTGTGTTTTGGTGCTCGAAACAGTTTGGAAGAAGCATCTGCATTGGTAAACAAAGGGGTGCTTAAGCCACAAGATTTCAGATTCTTCGTTGGCTATGCGGGGTGGCAGCTTGACCAGTTGAGGGAAGAGATTGAATCCGGTTATTGGTACGTTGCCTCATGCAGTTCAAATCTAATTTTTGCAGGTTCACAAACTTCATCATCAGAGAGTTTGTGGGGAGAGATATTGCAGTTGATGGGTGGTCAGTATTCCGAGGTAAGTCGGAAGCCTAAACAAGACATATAG